In the genome of Nitrospira japonica, one region contains:
- a CDS encoding FAD-dependent oxidoreductase: protein MNKGMIETDVAIVGAGGGGAVLALALAKQNIRTVVVDQAGSPSKSLRGEIIQPNGQAVLDRLGVLSSLPADATLSVRLFHFCRAGGTRLCSIDYGDLPPPYNRAIVTLANVAHHAIIAAIQQQKSVALHYGTSFTGLIREDERVVGISAEGRDGPLTIRAKVVVGADGAFSKVREALKIPVDLHLYGDGYLIAILESDDQIADTSYYVGNKTILGLFPVTGKKAYILYMIPKDSMEAVKQRGIPALQQTWSQIAPQFSRLFRNLNEWSQVGYLPTCRVRTPRWVANGAVLIGDAAHAMNPHASQGRMQAMVDAMTLADLIPSCLADKDYSAARLSAFERARRPQVNMLQRLADQQVFYWNTGNPVVARLRDRVFQTLDRNARLRYQVLSTTAGLRTVSPFSGIDRLIAAGLFPDIRSHERSQ from the coding sequence ATGAATAAGGGAATGATCGAAACGGACGTAGCGATTGTCGGTGCGGGTGGCGGCGGTGCCGTTTTAGCCCTGGCACTGGCAAAGCAAAACATTCGCACAGTGGTGGTCGATCAGGCAGGCAGTCCATCCAAGAGTTTGCGGGGTGAGATTATCCAACCAAACGGGCAAGCGGTTCTCGACCGTTTGGGCGTCTTATCGTCACTGCCGGCCGATGCTACGCTGTCCGTGCGGCTGTTTCATTTTTGCCGAGCCGGGGGCACGCGTCTTTGCAGCATTGACTATGGCGACTTGCCGCCACCGTATAACCGCGCCATCGTGACCCTTGCCAACGTAGCACACCATGCGATCATCGCGGCAATACAGCAACAGAAGAGCGTGGCACTTCACTACGGAACCTCCTTCACGGGACTCATACGCGAGGACGAGCGGGTTGTCGGAATATCGGCTGAAGGACGGGATGGCCCACTCACGATTCGTGCAAAGGTTGTCGTCGGTGCTGACGGAGCGTTTTCGAAAGTGCGAGAAGCTCTCAAGATCCCCGTCGATCTGCATCTCTATGGGGATGGATATCTGATTGCGATACTGGAGTCGGACGATCAGATCGCGGACACGTCCTACTACGTTGGGAATAAGACCATCTTGGGACTGTTTCCGGTCACTGGAAAGAAGGCATACATCTTATACATGATTCCCAAAGATTCGATGGAAGCCGTGAAACAGCGTGGTATCCCTGCGCTCCAGCAGACCTGGAGCCAGATCGCACCGCAGTTTAGCAGGCTCTTTCGGAATTTGAACGAGTGGAGTCAGGTCGGATATCTGCCGACTTGTCGGGTGCGCACGCCGAGATGGGTGGCCAATGGAGCCGTCCTGATCGGTGATGCCGCCCATGCGATGAATCCCCACGCATCGCAGGGGCGGATGCAGGCCATGGTCGATGCCATGACGCTAGCCGATCTCATCCCAAGCTGTCTTGCTGACAAGGACTATTCGGCCGCCAGATTGAGTGCATTTGAACGTGCCAGGCGACCGCAAGTGAACATGCTGCAACGCTTGGCCGATCAACAAGTGTTCTATTGGAATACCGGGAATCCGGTGGTGGCCCGCCTCCGCGATCGTGTGTTTCAGACTCTAGATCGAAACGCACGGCTACGCTATCAGGTTTTATCGACAACGGCAGGGTTGCGCACTGTATCGCCGTTTAGCGGGATTGATCGCTTGATTGCGGCGGGGCTATTTCCCGATATCCGGTCGCACGAACGATCTCAATAG
- a CDS encoding methyltransferase domain-containing protein, which produces MMNMFILVIVSLLVLLLIGLVLYLLFPRKYHSADSVANSYDDWTNDGILEFYWGEHIHLGHYGSPPHKKDFLKAKSDFVHEMARWGGLDKLPAGTTVLDVGCGIGGSSRILARDYGFAVTGITLSPQQVRRAQELTSPEVNAHFQVDDALALSFPDASFDVVWSVEAGPHMPDKARFARELLRVLKPGGILVVADWNQRDDRRVPLNFWEKPVMRQLLDQWSHPAFSSIERFSELLEETGLVAGEVTTADWTAETLPSWVDSIWQGAVRPAGLVRFGMVGVIKSLREVPTFLLMRLAFGTGLCRFGMFRAVHANVPASEILSTQTGNRCVRS; this is translated from the coding sequence ATGATGAACATGTTCATATTGGTGATCGTCTCTCTTCTGGTCTTATTGCTGATCGGACTCGTGCTGTACTTGCTGTTTCCTCGCAAGTATCACTCCGCCGATTCTGTCGCCAATTCTTATGATGACTGGACCAATGACGGCATTCTGGAGTTCTACTGGGGCGAGCATATTCACCTGGGGCACTATGGCTCTCCGCCCCACAAGAAGGATTTTCTCAAAGCCAAGTCAGACTTTGTGCATGAAATGGCACGTTGGGGTGGGTTAGACAAGCTTCCCGCCGGCACGACGGTTTTGGACGTGGGCTGCGGCATTGGCGGAAGCAGCCGCATTCTAGCACGGGACTATGGCTTTGCCGTGACAGGAATCACCCTCAGCCCTCAGCAAGTCAGGCGCGCTCAAGAACTGACCTCCCCGGAGGTGAACGCCCACTTTCAGGTCGATGATGCGCTGGCCCTTTCGTTCCCTGATGCCAGTTTTGATGTGGTCTGGTCGGTCGAGGCAGGACCGCACATGCCGGACAAGGCACGGTTTGCGCGAGAGTTATTGCGCGTTCTGAAACCGGGTGGAATTCTGGTTGTTGCCGATTGGAATCAGCGGGACGACCGCCGGGTTCCACTCAACTTCTGGGAAAAGCCAGTGATGCGGCAACTGCTGGATCAGTGGTCTCATCCGGCGTTTTCCAGCATCGAACGGTTCTCAGAATTATTGGAGGAAACCGGACTGGTGGCGGGTGAAGTCACCACGGCAGATTGGACTGCCGAGACCTTACCCTCCTGGGTCGATTCGATCTGGCAGGGAGCTGTCCGCCCGGCAGGGCTCGTTCGGTTTGGCATGGTCGGGGTAATTAAATCATTGCGAGAAGTGCCTACGTTCCTGTTGATGCGTCTGGCATTTGGGACAGGGTTGTGTCGCTTTGGCATGTTTCGGGCCGTGCATGCCAATGTCCCTGCGAGTGAGATATTGTCTACACAGACGGGCAACAGGTGTGTCCGATCATAA